The Streptomyces sp. NBC_01353 genome contains a region encoding:
- a CDS encoding NUDIX hydrolase: MSLHDDAVLVLKAYESNGAQDELRRTYLDHLAAHEDGMWKACEAGHLTASALVVDPERGRVLLTLHKKLGMWLQMGGHCEPGDTTLAEAALREATEESGIPGLTLLPGGPVRLDRHPIPAPCHWHLDVQYAALAPAGAVEAISEESLDLRWFAYDEVASVADTSVVRLLEGTRNRL, encoded by the coding sequence CTGAAGGCGTACGAGTCGAACGGGGCGCAGGACGAGCTGCGCCGGACGTATCTGGATCACCTCGCGGCGCACGAGGACGGGATGTGGAAGGCCTGCGAGGCCGGGCATCTGACGGCCAGTGCCCTGGTGGTGGACCCGGAGCGTGGGCGGGTTCTCCTGACGCTGCACAAGAAGCTCGGCATGTGGCTGCAGATGGGCGGCCACTGCGAGCCGGGTGACACGACGCTGGCGGAGGCGGCGCTGCGGGAGGCGACGGAGGAGTCCGGCATCCCGGGCCTCACGCTGCTGCCCGGTGGCCCCGTGCGGCTCGACCGGCATCCGATCCCGGCGCCGTGCCACTGGCATCTGGACGTGCAGTACGCGGCGCTGGCACCGGCCGGCGCGGTGGAGGCGATCAGCGAGGAGTCGCTGGATCTGCGCTGGTTCGCGTACGACGAGGTGGCGTCCGTGGCCGACACCTCGGTGGTACGGCTGCTGGAGGGCACCCGCAACCGCCTGTAG
- a CDS encoding ATP-dependent DNA helicase UvrD2 — protein MTAATHSTLFPQVPESADAVLDGLDPEQREVALALHGPVCVLAGAGTGKTRAITHRIAYGVRAGILQPGSVLAVTFTNRAAGEMRGRLRELGAGGVQARTFHSAALRQLQYFWPKVVGGDLPRLLERKIQLVAESAARCRVRLDRNELRDVTSEIEWAKVTQTVPADYPAVVAKSVRDAPRDPAEIGQIYAVYEQLKRDRSVIDFEDVLLLTVGILQDRHDIADQIRSQYQHFVVDEYQDVSPLQQRLLDLWLGDRDSLCVVGDASQTIYSFTGATPDHLLNFRTRHPNATVVKLVRDYRSTPQVVHLANGLLSQARGRAAEHRLELISQRDPGPEPVYTEYADEPAEAEGTARRIRDLIAAGVPAGEIAVLYRINAQSEVYEQALADAGVPYQLRGAERFFERQEVREAGIALRGAARAGGNDSLLDDAEDLPSQVRAVLSTKGWTTEPPAGSGAVRDRWESLAALVRLAEDFARAKSGATLSDLVAELDERAAAQHAPTVQGVTLASLHAAKGLEWDAVFLVGLTEGMMPITYAKTDEQVEEERRLLYVGVTRARLHLTLSWALSRSPGGRASRRPTRFLKGLRPGSGALGAGSTGGGGSIERGGAARRKRRGPVLCRVCGATLTEAGEMKLMRCEDCPSDMDEALYERLRDWRADQAKELGQPAYCVFTDKTLMAIAERMPSTDGELAGISGVGVRKLDRFGVDVLAICAGEEPGGAPGGDDEEDS, from the coding sequence GTGACAGCAGCAACGCACTCCACTCTCTTCCCGCAGGTCCCCGAGTCGGCCGACGCGGTGCTCGACGGGCTCGACCCCGAGCAGCGCGAGGTCGCCCTGGCCCTGCACGGCCCGGTGTGCGTGCTGGCGGGAGCCGGTACGGGCAAGACGCGGGCCATCACGCACCGCATCGCCTACGGAGTGCGGGCAGGGATACTCCAGCCCGGCAGTGTGCTGGCCGTCACGTTCACCAACCGGGCGGCCGGGGAGATGCGCGGACGTCTCCGGGAGCTCGGCGCGGGCGGGGTCCAGGCCCGCACCTTCCACTCCGCCGCCCTGCGCCAGCTCCAGTACTTCTGGCCGAAAGTCGTCGGTGGCGATCTTCCCCGGCTCCTGGAGCGCAAGATCCAGCTCGTGGCCGAGTCCGCCGCGCGCTGCCGCGTCCGGCTCGACCGCAACGAGCTGCGCGACGTCACCAGCGAGATCGAGTGGGCCAAGGTCACCCAGACCGTCCCCGCCGACTATCCCGCGGTCGTCGCCAAGTCGGTCCGCGACGCCCCCCGTGACCCGGCCGAGATCGGTCAGATCTACGCCGTGTACGAGCAGCTCAAGCGCGACCGCTCGGTGATCGACTTCGAGGACGTGTTGCTGCTCACGGTCGGCATCCTCCAGGACCGGCACGACATCGCCGACCAGATCCGCAGCCAGTACCAGCACTTCGTGGTGGACGAGTACCAGGACGTCTCCCCGCTCCAGCAGCGTCTACTCGACCTGTGGCTCGGCGACCGCGACAGCCTCTGCGTCGTCGGCGACGCCAGCCAGACCATCTACTCCTTCACCGGTGCCACCCCCGACCACCTGCTGAACTTCCGCACCCGGCACCCGAACGCCACGGTGGTCAAGCTCGTCCGCGACTACCGCTCCACCCCCCAGGTCGTGCACCTCGCCAACGGACTCCTCAGCCAGGCCCGCGGCCGCGCCGCCGAGCACCGCCTGGAGCTGATCTCCCAGCGCGACCCCGGCCCCGAGCCCGTCTACACCGAGTACGCCGACGAGCCCGCCGAGGCCGAGGGCACGGCCCGCCGCATCCGCGACCTGATCGCCGCCGGCGTCCCGGCCGGCGAGATCGCCGTGCTCTACCGCATCAACGCCCAGTCCGAGGTCTACGAACAGGCCCTCGCCGACGCGGGCGTGCCCTACCAGCTGCGCGGCGCCGAGCGCTTCTTCGAGCGCCAGGAGGTACGGGAGGCAGGCATCGCCCTGCGCGGCGCCGCCCGCGCCGGGGGCAACGACTCCCTCCTCGACGATGCCGAGGACCTGCCCTCCCAGGTCCGCGCCGTGCTCTCCACCAAGGGCTGGACCACCGAACCGCCCGCCGGCTCCGGCGCCGTCCGCGACCGCTGGGAGTCCCTCGCCGCCCTCGTCCGCCTCGCCGAGGACTTCGCCCGAGCCAAGAGCGGTGCCACGCTCTCGGACCTCGTCGCAGAGCTCGACGAGCGGGCCGCCGCCCAGCACGCCCCCACCGTCCAGGGCGTCACCCTCGCCTCGCTGCACGCGGCCAAGGGCCTGGAGTGGGACGCCGTCTTCCTGGTCGGCCTCACCGAGGGCATGATGCCGATCACCTACGCCAAGACCGACGAACAGGTCGAGGAGGAACGGCGCCTGCTGTACGTCGGGGTCACCCGCGCCCGGCTGCACCTCACCCTCTCCTGGGCGCTCTCCCGCTCCCCGGGCGGCCGCGCCTCCCGGCGCCCCACCCGCTTCCTCAAGGGGCTGCGCCCCGGCTCCGGCGCTCTCGGCGCGGGCAGCACGGGCGGCGGCGGCTCCATCGAGAGGGGCGGCGCCGCCCGGCGCAAGCGCCGCGGTCCGGTGCTGTGCCGCGTCTGCGGCGCCACGCTCACCGAAGCCGGTGAGATGAAGCTGATGCGCTGTGAGGACTGCCCCTCCGACATGGACGAGGCGCTCTACGAGCGGCTGCGTGACTGGCGTGCCGACCAGGCCAAGGAGCTCGGGCAGCCCGCGTACTGCGTGTTCACCGACAAGACGCTGATGGCGATCGCCGAGCGCATGCCGTCCACCGACGGCGAACTCGCGGGGATCTCCGGGGTCGGCGTCCGCAAGCTCGACCGCTTCGGGGTCGACGTCCTCGCCATCTGCGCGGGCGAAGAGCCAGGTGGGGCGCCTGGAGGAGACGACGAGGAGGACTCATGA
- the nudC gene encoding NAD(+) diphosphatase: MSTLNSQFADRPISLTAPSGIDRAAHHRLDEAWLAAAWSHPTTRVFVVSGGQVLIDEPADGADGRTELVMTPAFEAPVTETHRYFLGTDADGVSYFALQKDALPGRMDQSARPAGLREAGLLLSPRDAGLMVHAVALENWQRLHRFCSRCGERTVIAAAGHIRRCQACGAEHYPRTDPAVIMAVTDDQDRILLGRQVHWPEGRFSTLAGFVEPGESIETAVIREVFEEAGVTVGEVEYVASQPWPFPSSLMLGFIAHATSSEIHVDGEEIHEARWFSREELAAAFESGEVLPPYGISIASRLIELWYGKPLPKPGDVV, from the coding sequence GTGTCCACCTTGAACAGCCAGTTCGCGGACCGGCCGATCTCGCTCACCGCCCCGAGCGGCATCGACCGCGCCGCCCACCACCGTCTCGACGAGGCCTGGCTCGCGGCGGCCTGGAGCCACCCCACGACCCGCGTCTTCGTGGTCTCCGGCGGTCAGGTGCTGATCGACGAACCCGCAGACGGCGCTGACGGCCGTACCGAGCTCGTCATGACCCCGGCCTTCGAGGCGCCGGTCACCGAGACCCACCGCTACTTCCTGGGCACGGACGCCGACGGTGTCTCCTACTTCGCCCTCCAGAAGGACGCCCTGCCCGGCCGCATGGACCAGTCCGCCCGGCCCGCGGGTCTGCGCGAGGCCGGCCTGCTGCTCTCGCCCCGGGACGCGGGCCTCATGGTGCACGCCGTGGCCCTGGAGAACTGGCAGCGACTCCACCGCTTCTGCTCCCGCTGCGGCGAGCGCACGGTGATCGCGGCCGCCGGCCACATCCGCCGCTGCCAGGCCTGCGGCGCCGAGCACTACCCGCGGACGGACCCGGCGGTCATCATGGCCGTCACGGACGACCAGGACCGCATCCTGCTCGGCCGCCAGGTGCACTGGCCCGAGGGCCGCTTCTCGACCCTCGCGGGCTTCGTCGAGCCCGGCGAGTCGATCGAGACGGCGGTGATCCGCGAGGTCTTCGAGGAGGCCGGTGTCACGGTCGGTGAGGTCGAGTACGTCGCCAGCCAGCCCTGGCCCTTCCCGTCCAGCCTGATGCTGGGCTTCATCGCGCACGCGACCTCCTCGGAGATACACGTGGACGGCGAGGAGATCCACGAGGCCCGCTGGTTCTCCCGCGAGGAGCTGGCCGCCGCCTTCGAGTCGGGCGAGGTGCTGCCTCCGTACGGCATCTCGATCGCCTCCCGGCTGATCGAGCTCTGGTACGGCAAGCCGCTGCCGAAGCCGGGCGACGTCGTCTGA
- a CDS encoding AIM24 family protein, protein MNQQLAGFAPTPMAARMENHGRTMLKVAMASGQDLYARTGSMVAYEGFVTYEPNPPAARQVAQQWVTGEGAPIMKCSGDGLLYLADYGADVVVINLNNDSLSVNGTNLLAFDAHLQWGVEKVKGLAKFAGQGLFNVEIAGTGWVALTSRGTPIVVDCGRGEDETYVDPDALVAWSPALKVKGKRSFKASSLIGRGSGEAYQMAFSGQGIVVVQPSEDSTDRLRIRG, encoded by the coding sequence ATGAACCAGCAACTCGCGGGCTTCGCCCCGACCCCGATGGCGGCCCGGATGGAGAACCACGGCCGCACGATGCTCAAGGTGGCCATGGCCTCCGGCCAGGACCTCTACGCGCGCACCGGCTCGATGGTCGCCTACGAGGGCTTCGTGACCTACGAGCCCAACCCGCCCGCCGCCCGCCAGGTCGCCCAGCAGTGGGTCACCGGCGAGGGCGCGCCCATCATGAAGTGCTCGGGCGACGGCCTGCTCTACCTCGCCGACTACGGCGCGGACGTCGTCGTGATCAACCTCAACAACGACTCGCTGTCGGTCAACGGCACCAACCTGCTGGCCTTCGACGCCCACCTCCAGTGGGGCGTCGAGAAGGTCAAGGGCCTCGCCAAGTTCGCCGGGCAGGGCCTGTTCAACGTCGAGATCGCGGGTACCGGCTGGGTCGCCCTGACCTCGCGCGGCACGCCGATCGTCGTCGACTGCGGCCGCGGCGAGGACGAGACGTACGTCGACCCCGACGCGCTCGTCGCCTGGTCGCCGGCGCTCAAGGTCAAGGGCAAGCGCAGCTTCAAGGCCTCCTCCCTGATCGGGCGGGGCAGCGGCGAGGCGTACCAGATGGCCTTCTCCGGCCAGGGCATCGTCGTCGTACAGCCGAGCGAGGACAGCACCGACCGCCTGCGGATCCGGGGCTGA
- a CDS encoding TerD family protein has protein sequence MAREFQRGHKAKISDLTPGTDLYVGVQISAPGLTFDISCFGLDANEQLSDDRYFIFFNQPKSPEESIQLLGTQSGDTESFRVTLDRIPANIHKLSFTATIDGAGQMSQVGPGYIRIVAGGEEVVRYPFTGAEFSTERAVMLGDFYLKDVWRFAAIGQGFDGGLDALLKNFGGEVAEEQPAAQAPQGAPGFAPPAQATAPPAFGAPTAPAPAPAPQAPVQPMHAAPTMAAPMAPPAAPAPAPSPYGQPQQPMPQQPQFGQVPGQAPPYGQPAYGQPAPAPYGQPQFGQQPPGTPPGTPPGQMGVPQGVPATGAGLAAALQPYKETATGARWTPQNQQLMRVDLQMGGVPVLARQGSMVMYQGKVDFSHKGAGFTGRIVGNATGQEMQLMRCTGRGQVFLAEEGAHLHPIELQGDGICVSAENVLAFDESLQYEVRRVEGHGIPGGALFTMQFQGTGTVVVKTHGIPVVLPVTPTTFADCNAVVAWSSASQVILSSQVRLRRNAYPGHSGETVNLQFRGAPGNFIVVQPYEV, from the coding sequence ATGGCCAGGGAATTCCAACGCGGCCACAAGGCCAAGATCAGTGATCTGACACCGGGGACCGATCTGTACGTCGGGGTGCAGATCTCCGCGCCCGGACTGACCTTCGACATCAGCTGCTTCGGCCTCGACGCCAACGAGCAGCTGTCGGACGACCGGTACTTCATCTTCTTCAACCAGCCGAAGTCGCCGGAGGAGTCCATTCAGCTGCTCGGCACGCAGTCGGGCGACACCGAGTCCTTCCGCGTCACGCTGGACCGTATCCCGGCGAACATCCACAAGCTGTCGTTCACCGCGACCATCGACGGTGCCGGCCAGATGTCGCAGGTCGGACCCGGCTACATCCGCATCGTGGCGGGTGGTGAAGAGGTCGTCCGCTACCCGTTCACGGGCGCGGAGTTCTCCACCGAGCGCGCCGTCATGCTGGGTGACTTCTACCTCAAGGACGTCTGGCGGTTCGCCGCCATCGGGCAGGGCTTCGACGGCGGCCTGGACGCGCTGCTGAAGAACTTCGGCGGCGAGGTGGCCGAGGAGCAGCCCGCGGCCCAGGCACCGCAGGGAGCCCCCGGCTTCGCCCCGCCCGCGCAAGCGACCGCACCGCCGGCGTTCGGTGCGCCCACCGCGCCCGCGCCCGCTCCGGCCCCGCAGGCCCCGGTCCAGCCGATGCACGCGGCCCCCACCATGGCCGCGCCCATGGCCCCGCCGGCCGCACCGGCGCCCGCGCCGTCCCCGTACGGCCAGCCGCAGCAGCCGATGCCGCAGCAGCCGCAGTTCGGGCAGGTCCCGGGCCAGGCCCCGCCGTACGGCCAGCCCGCGTACGGTCAGCCCGCCCCGGCCCCGTACGGACAGCCGCAGTTCGGCCAGCAGCCCCCCGGCACGCCTCCGGGTACGCCCCCGGGCCAGATGGGCGTCCCGCAGGGCGTGCCGGCCACCGGCGCCGGGCTCGCCGCCGCGCTCCAGCCGTACAAGGAGACCGCGACCGGCGCCCGCTGGACCCCGCAGAACCAGCAGCTCATGCGGGTCGACCTGCAGATGGGCGGCGTCCCCGTCCTCGCCCGCCAGGGCAGCATGGTCATGTACCAGGGCAAGGTCGACTTCAGCCACAAGGGCGCCGGGTTCACCGGCCGGATCGTCGGCAACGCCACCGGCCAGGAGATGCAGCTGATGCGCTGCACCGGCCGCGGCCAGGTCTTCCTGGCTGAGGAGGGCGCCCACCTCCACCCGATCGAGCTCCAGGGTGACGGCATCTGCGTCTCCGCGGAGAACGTGCTCGCCTTCGACGAGTCCCTCCAGTACGAAGTACGGAGGGTCGAGGGCCACGGCATCCCCGGCGGCGCCCTGTTCACCATGCAGTTCCAGGGCACCGGCACCGTCGTCGTCAAGACGCACGGCATCCCGGTCGTCCTGCCCGTCACACCGACGACCTTCGCCGACTGCAACGCCGTCGTCGCCTGGTCGTCCGCGTCGCAGGTGATCCTCTCCAGCCAGGTCCGGCTGCGCCGCAACGCGTACCCCGGGCACAGCGGGGAGACGGTCAACCTTCAGTTCCGGGGCGCCCCCGGCAACTTCATCGTCGTCCAGCCGTACGAGGTCTGA
- a CDS encoding M48 family metallopeptidase, producing the protein MPADPQRSVTSKPPRGSGTSAVEVRRSSRRSRTVSAYREGDRTIVLIPARMSEAEEQRWVTVMLDKLAAQESKRLLGDSELTKRAERLSEQYFAGRARPTSVRWVTNQNTRWGSCTPSEGSIRLSHRLQGMPEYVVDYVLVHELAHLLVPGHGPRFWRLLEAYPRTERARGYLEGVVAADRLPHLPAARGE; encoded by the coding sequence GTGCCCGCCGACCCACAGCGCAGCGTGACAAGCAAACCGCCCCGCGGCTCGGGGACGAGTGCGGTCGAGGTCCGCAGAAGCTCCCGGCGGAGCAGAACCGTCTCCGCCTACCGCGAGGGCGACCGGACCATCGTGCTCATCCCGGCCAGGATGTCCGAGGCGGAGGAGCAACGCTGGGTGACGGTCATGCTGGACAAGCTGGCCGCCCAGGAGAGCAAGCGGCTCCTTGGCGACAGTGAACTCACCAAGCGTGCCGAGCGGTTGTCGGAGCAGTACTTCGCCGGCCGGGCACGGCCGACGTCCGTGCGCTGGGTGACCAACCAGAACACCCGCTGGGGATCCTGCACCCCCTCGGAAGGCAGCATCCGACTCTCGCACCGACTCCAGGGAATGCCCGAGTACGTCGTCGACTACGTCCTCGTGCACGAGCTGGCCCATCTGCTCGTGCCGGGCCACGGCCCCCGGTTCTGGCGGCTCCTGGAGGCGTACCCGCGCACCGAACGGGCCCGCGGATACCTCGAAGGCGTGGTCGCGGCGGACCGACTGCCGCATCTGCCCGCCGCACGCGGGGAGTAG
- a CDS encoding WhiB family transcriptional regulator has protein sequence MQLEAHAPSVPPSETIPPPGLTEDSTLTPLTALTALDDAIENLGVPVPCRSFDPEVFFAESPADVEYAKSLCRTCPLMEACLAGAKERREPWGVWGGELFVQGVVVARKRPRGRPRKNPVAA, from the coding sequence GTGCAACTCGAAGCGCACGCCCCGTCCGTACCGCCTTCCGAAACGATCCCCCCGCCCGGCCTCACGGAGGACTCCACCTTGACCCCCCTCACCGCGCTCACCGCGCTCGACGACGCCATCGAGAACCTCGGCGTACCCGTCCCCTGCCGCTCGTTCGACCCGGAGGTCTTCTTCGCCGAGTCCCCGGCCGATGTCGAGTACGCCAAGTCCCTCTGCCGCACCTGCCCGCTGATGGAGGCATGCCTCGCCGGCGCGAAGGAGCGGCGTGAGCCGTGGGGCGTCTGGGGCGGCGAGCTGTTCGTCCAGGGAGTCGTCGTGGCCCGCAAGCGGCCGCGTGGTCGCCCGCGCAAGAACCCGGTCGCGGCATGA
- a CDS encoding AIM24 family protein: protein MQSPLFNYAEQQSQERYVIQNPQLLRVALNGSDDILARKGAMVAYQGLVDFDGEYKTPSQRRAQSRTGEGLDLMRCSGQGTVYFANLAQYIHVVEVEQEGMTVDSAYVLALDSTLHTEVIAVDSQYGISGSGKYQLNISGRGKVALMTSGQPLMMHVTPDKYVNVDADAIVAWSTGLRVQMQAQTHNSSIRRRRGDTGEGWELSFLGQGFALVQPSEVMPPQNAAIGQGIAAQFGAGQHGSHAQNQNNAWN, encoded by the coding sequence ATGCAGAGCCCGCTTTTCAACTACGCCGAGCAGCAGAGCCAGGAACGGTACGTCATCCAGAACCCGCAGCTGCTGCGGGTCGCCCTGAACGGCTCGGACGACATCCTCGCCCGCAAGGGCGCCATGGTCGCCTACCAGGGCCTCGTCGACTTCGACGGCGAGTACAAGACGCCCAGCCAGCGACGCGCCCAGTCCCGGACCGGTGAGGGCCTCGACCTCATGCGCTGCTCCGGCCAGGGCACGGTCTACTTCGCCAACCTCGCCCAGTACATCCACGTCGTGGAGGTCGAGCAGGAGGGCATGACCGTCGACAGCGCCTACGTCCTGGCGCTGGACTCGACCCTCCACACCGAGGTCATCGCCGTGGACAGCCAGTACGGCATCTCCGGCTCCGGCAAGTACCAGCTCAACATCTCCGGCCGCGGCAAGGTCGCCCTGATGACCTCCGGTCAGCCGCTGATGATGCACGTCACCCCGGACAAGTACGTCAACGTCGACGCGGACGCGATCGTCGCCTGGTCCACCGGGCTGCGGGTGCAGATGCAGGCGCAGACGCACAACTCCAGCATCCGCCGCCGCCGTGGCGACACGGGTGAGGGCTGGGAGCTCAGCTTCCTCGGACAGGGCTTCGCCCTCGTCCAGCCCAGCGAGGTCATGCCGCCGCAGAACGCGGCCATCGGACAGGGCATCGCCGCCCAGTTCGGTGCGGGCCAGCACGGGTCGCACGCGCAGAACCAGAACAACGCCTGGAACTGA
- a CDS encoding ThiF family adenylyltransferase, with the protein MHPMLKPALRRAWRNLQSVQFGATPAHAVVLGPVDTATGSLLGLLDGTRGMERLRGEARALGLPDGVLERLLGRLAEAGLLADGSAGRPGKAGGATPANSALDPLRADLASLSVIHREPDGALRRLAARRALRVQVRGAGRVGAAVAALLSASGVGRVEVLDSGSVEPWEVSPGGLPPGAVGERRAVAARRLVARSAPGGRAPRAPRREPGESGHEPGLSLVVVTPRDGLASYLPDPAPAESWITTGTPHLYAGVLEATGVVGPLVLPGATACARCMQETRTDREPVWPRMLAQWRSGAPHALPACDLGLATAVAGLAAAHALAFLDGELPAVAGARFEASLPLLEWRVERVRPHPACPCGAVRHLEGEHEAGAPTPHDTMAG; encoded by the coding sequence ATGCATCCGATGCTGAAACCGGCGCTGCGGCGCGCCTGGCGGAATCTGCAGAGCGTGCAGTTCGGGGCCACTCCCGCACATGCGGTGGTGCTGGGCCCGGTCGACACGGCCACCGGCAGTCTGCTGGGTCTGCTCGACGGCACGCGCGGCATGGAACGACTGCGGGGCGAGGCCCGTGCGCTGGGGCTGCCGGACGGGGTGCTCGAGCGGCTGCTCGGGCGGCTGGCGGAGGCGGGGCTGCTCGCCGACGGCTCGGCCGGCCGTCCCGGAAAGGCCGGTGGCGCCACGCCGGCGAACAGCGCGCTCGATCCGCTCCGTGCCGATCTGGCCTCACTCTCCGTGATCCACCGGGAGCCGGACGGGGCGTTACGAAGACTGGCCGCCCGGCGCGCCCTGCGCGTCCAGGTCCGGGGGGCGGGGCGGGTCGGCGCGGCGGTCGCCGCCCTGCTCTCGGCGTCCGGGGTGGGCCGGGTGGAGGTGCTGGATTCCGGATCGGTGGAGCCATGGGAGGTGTCGCCGGGCGGGCTGCCGCCCGGCGCGGTCGGCGAACGGCGGGCGGTGGCGGCGCGCAGACTCGTGGCGCGGTCGGCCCCGGGCGGCCGCGCACCACGGGCGCCGCGGCGCGAGCCGGGTGAGAGCGGGCACGAGCCCGGACTCTCACTCGTGGTGGTGACACCGAGGGACGGCCTCGCCTCCTACCTCCCCGATCCCGCCCCCGCCGAGAGCTGGATCACGACGGGAACTCCCCATCTCTACGCGGGCGTGCTGGAGGCCACGGGTGTCGTCGGACCGCTGGTGCTGCCGGGTGCGACGGCCTGCGCAAGGTGCATGCAGGAGACGCGGACGGACCGGGAGCCGGTGTGGCCGCGGATGCTGGCGCAATGGCGCTCGGGCGCGCCGCACGCTCTGCCGGCCTGTGATCTCGGTCTCGCGACGGCGGTGGCCGGGTTGGCCGCGGCCCATGCCCTGGCTTTCCTGGACGGCGAGTTGCCCGCCGTCGCGGGGGCCCGCTTCGAGGCGTCGCTGCCGCTCCTGGAGTGGCGGGTGGAGCGGGTGAGGCCGCACCCGGCGTGTCCGTGTGGTGCGGTACGTCACTTAGAGGGGGAGCATGAGGCGGGGGCCCCGACCCCGCACGACACAATGGCGGGGTAA
- a CDS encoding AarF/ABC1/UbiB kinase family protein codes for MSDLPRKAVTRTARLAALPLGFAGRATWGLGKRIGGKSAEIVARELQQRTAEQLFKVLGELKGGAMKFGQALSVFESALPEEVAGPYRAALTKLQEAAPPMPIRTVHGVLEERLGEEWRELFLEFEDKPAAAASIGQVHRAVWHDGREVAVKVQYPGAGEALLSDLTQLSRFARLLGPLIPGMDIKPLITELRDRVSEELDYGLEAQSQREHAEVFEDDPDVVVPRVVHQCEQVLVTEWIDGIPLSEVIADGTEEQRNRAGQLLARFLFSGPARTGLLHADPHPGNFRLLPGGDDGEGPESWRLGVLDFGTVDRLPGGLPETIGTCLRLTLEGDAEMVYELLREEGFVKESIALDPDAVLEYLLPIIEPAEAEVFGFTRGWIRTQAGRIADPRSPAHQLGKQLNLPPSYLLIHRVTLSTIGVLCQLNAKVRLRDELEEWLPGFVAAE; via the coding sequence ATGTCTGATCTACCCCGGAAGGCGGTCACCCGGACCGCCAGGTTGGCCGCGTTGCCCCTGGGCTTCGCAGGACGGGCCACCTGGGGCCTGGGCAAGCGGATCGGCGGCAAGTCCGCCGAGATCGTCGCCCGCGAGCTGCAACAGCGCACGGCCGAGCAGCTGTTCAAGGTGCTCGGGGAACTCAAGGGCGGGGCGATGAAGTTCGGGCAGGCCCTGTCCGTCTTCGAGTCGGCGCTGCCGGAGGAGGTGGCGGGCCCCTACCGGGCGGCGCTCACCAAGCTCCAGGAGGCGGCGCCACCGATGCCGATCCGCACGGTGCACGGGGTGCTCGAGGAGCGGCTCGGCGAGGAGTGGCGTGAGCTGTTCCTGGAGTTCGAGGACAAGCCCGCGGCGGCGGCCTCCATCGGCCAGGTGCACCGGGCGGTGTGGCACGACGGCCGCGAGGTGGCGGTGAAGGTGCAGTACCCGGGGGCGGGCGAGGCGCTGCTGTCGGATCTGACGCAGCTGAGCCGGTTCGCCCGGCTGCTGGGCCCGCTGATCCCCGGCATGGACATCAAGCCCCTGATCACCGAACTGCGCGACCGTGTCTCGGAGGAGCTGGACTACGGGCTCGAGGCACAGTCCCAGCGGGAGCACGCCGAGGTGTTCGAGGACGACCCCGATGTGGTGGTGCCGCGGGTCGTGCACCAGTGCGAGCAGGTCCTTGTGACGGAGTGGATCGACGGGATCCCGCTCTCCGAGGTGATCGCGGACGGCACCGAGGAGCAGCGGAACCGGGCCGGCCAACTGCTGGCGCGCTTCCTCTTCTCCGGCCCGGCCCGCACGGGGCTGCTGCATGCCGATCCGCACCCGGGCAACTTCCGGCTGTTGCCGGGCGGTGACGACGGGGAGGGCCCGGAGAGCTGGCGGCTCGGGGTGCTGGACTTCGGCACCGTGGACCGGCTGCCGGGCGGGCTACCGGAGACGATCGGCACCTGTCTGCGGCTGACCCTGGAGGGCGACGCGGAGATGGTCTACGAGTTGCTCCGCGAGGAGGGGTTCGTGAAGGAGTCCATCGCTCTCGACCCGGACGCGGTGCTCGAGTACCTGCTGCCGATCATCGAGCCGGCCGAGGCCGAGGTCTTCGGGTTCACCCGGGGATGGATCAGGACCCAGGCCGGCCGGATCGCGGACCCCCGCTCCCCCGCGCACCAGCTGGGCAAGCAGTTGAACCTGCCGCCGTCGTATCTCCTGATACACCGTGTGACGCTCAGCACCATCGGGGTGCTCTGCCAGCTGAACGCGAAGGTGCGGCTGCGGGACGAGCTGGAGGAGTGGCTGCCGGGCTTCGTCGCGGCCGAGTGA
- a CDS encoding mycoredoxin, with product MQGTVTMYSTTWCGYCRRLKSQMDREGIAYTEINIEQDPDSAAFVEKANGGNQTVPTVLFPDGSTLTNPSLAQVKQKVGV from the coding sequence ATGCAGGGCACTGTGACGATGTACAGCACCACGTGGTGCGGCTACTGCCGTCGGCTGAAGAGCCAGATGGACCGCGAGGGCATCGCGTACACGGAGATCAACATCGAGCAGGACCCCGATTCGGCAGCGTTCGTGGAGAAGGCCAACGGGGGCAACCAGACCGTCCCGACCGTCCTCTTCCCCGACGGCTCGACGCTGACGAACCCGTCGCTGGCCCAGGTCAAGCAGAAGGTCGGCGTCTGA